The following are from one region of the Shinella sp. PSBB067 genome:
- a CDS encoding metal ABC transporter ATP-binding protein: protein MLQTSTRTLQPLVSLAGVGVRRQGRWLVRGVEFSISPGEIVTLIGPNGSGKSTTAKTAIGVLKADEGRVERKAGLKVGYVPQKLAVDWTMPLTVDRLMTLTSPLKGAEIDAALEATGIRHLARAEVQHLSGGEFQRALLARAIARKPDLLVLDEPVQGVDFSGEIALYDLIKTIRNTTGCGILLISHDLHVVMAETDTVICLNGHVCCRGTPETVSQSPEYQRLFGARAGQTLAFYNHHHDHTHLPDGRVLHADGSITDDCRPDDGHHAVEILPDGGRAGPMRLGHVHGPNCGCGHEAPRGADSQERRDA, encoded by the coding sequence ATGCTGCAAACCTCCACCAGGACCCTCCAGCCGCTCGTCTCGCTCGCGGGTGTCGGCGTGCGCCGCCAGGGCCGCTGGCTCGTGCGCGGCGTGGAATTCTCGATTTCGCCCGGCGAGATCGTCACCCTGATCGGCCCCAACGGCTCCGGCAAGTCGACCACTGCCAAGACGGCTATCGGCGTTCTGAAGGCGGACGAGGGCAGGGTGGAGCGCAAGGCCGGGCTCAAGGTCGGCTATGTGCCGCAGAAGCTCGCCGTCGACTGGACCATGCCGCTTACCGTCGACCGGCTGATGACGCTGACCTCGCCGCTCAAGGGCGCGGAGATCGACGCGGCGCTGGAGGCGACGGGCATCCGGCATCTCGCGCGCGCGGAGGTGCAGCACCTTTCCGGCGGCGAGTTCCAGCGCGCGCTGCTCGCCCGCGCCATTGCCCGCAAGCCGGACCTGCTGGTGCTCGACGAGCCGGTGCAGGGTGTCGACTTTTCCGGCGAGATCGCGCTCTACGACCTCATCAAGACGATCCGCAACACGACCGGCTGCGGCATCCTGCTCATCTCGCACGACCTGCATGTCGTGATGGCCGAGACGGATACCGTCATCTGTCTCAACGGCCATGTCTGTTGCCGCGGCACGCCGGAAACGGTGAGCCAAAGCCCGGAATATCAGCGCCTCTTCGGCGCGCGGGCGGGCCAGACGCTCGCCTTCTACAACCACCACCACGACCACACGCATCTGCCGGACGGCCGCGTGCTGCATGCCGACGGCTCGATCACCGACGATTGCCGGCCGGACGACGGCCACCATGCCGTCGAGATCCTGCCGGACGGCGGCCGGGCGGGGCCGATGCGCCTCGGGCATGTGCACGGGCCGAACTGCGGCTGCGGCCACGAAGCTCCGCGCGGGGCGGACAGTCAGGAGCGGCGCGATGCTTGA
- a CDS encoding sugar phosphate isomerase/epimerase, with amino-acid sequence MQTVSFQLYSARNFQPFAEVFRILADAGYRQVEGYSALYAALDDAAIQQVRADLDANGLAMPTAHFSLDMLEAEPDRVIAICRTLGIEAVYCPYLLPEERPTDAAGWHALGERLQKAGEPIRTAGLTFGWHNHDFEFFTLQDGTVPLDHLFEGGPDLAWEADIAWIIRGGADPFAWIAKYGDRITAVHVKDIAPKGENADEDGWADVGHGTVPWGDLARALAGSPVKNFIVEHDNPKDITRLATRSIATIKAF; translated from the coding sequence ATGCAGACAGTCAGCTTCCAGCTCTACAGCGCTCGCAACTTCCAGCCCTTCGCCGAGGTGTTCCGCATCCTCGCCGATGCCGGCTACAGGCAGGTGGAGGGCTACAGCGCGCTTTACGCCGCGCTCGACGATGCGGCCATCCAGCAGGTGAGGGCCGATCTCGACGCCAACGGCCTTGCTATGCCGACCGCCCATTTCAGCCTCGACATGCTGGAGGCCGAGCCGGATCGCGTGATCGCGATCTGCCGCACGCTCGGCATTGAGGCGGTCTATTGCCCCTATCTCCTGCCCGAGGAGCGCCCGACGGACGCCGCCGGCTGGCATGCGCTCGGCGAGCGGCTGCAAAAGGCCGGCGAACCGATCCGTACGGCGGGCCTTACCTTCGGCTGGCACAACCACGATTTCGAGTTCTTCACGCTGCAGGACGGTACGGTGCCGCTGGACCATCTCTTCGAAGGCGGGCCGGACCTTGCCTGGGAGGCGGATATCGCCTGGATCATCCGCGGCGGCGCGGACCCCTTCGCGTGGATTGCGAAATACGGCGACCGCATCACCGCCGTGCATGTCAAGGACATCGCGCCGAAGGGCGAGAATGCCGACGAGGACGGCTGGGCCGATGTCGGCCACGGCACCGTTCCTTGGGGCGATCTCGCCAGGGCGCTCGCCGGCTCGCCGGTAAAGAATTTCATCGTCGAGCATGACAATCCGAAGGACATCACCCGGCTTGCCACCCGCTCCATCGCGACCATCAAGGCGTTCTGA
- the znuA gene encoding zinc ABC transporter substrate-binding protein ZnuA — translation MQKAVRTLLLSTALLAAGTLAARAEAPDVVVSIKPIHSLVAAIMQGVGEPGLIVEGAASPHTYSLKPSNAAALQDADVVFWVGHSLEAFLEKPLETLGSKATVVELEDAPGLEKLPFREGGPFEAHMHEGEDGHDHAHEGHSHDGDGHDHAKEAEGHDHGEEAGHEDHERGEFDMHLWLSPDNARAIAAEAAKVLAEKDPANAETYNKNLAGLNDRLDALDKEIAETVAPVKDKPFIVFHDAYQYFEHHYGVLTAGSITVSPETLPGAERLTQIRDKVKTLGATCVFAEPQFEPKLVNVVIEGTPAKSGTLDPEAATLDPGPDLYFTLMKGIATSLRDCLGQGG, via the coding sequence ATGCAAAAGGCCGTTCGCACCCTCCTTCTGTCCACCGCGCTCCTTGCCGCCGGCACGCTCGCCGCGCGGGCCGAGGCGCCCGATGTGGTGGTTTCGATCAAGCCGATCCATTCGCTCGTCGCCGCGATCATGCAGGGCGTCGGCGAACCCGGCCTCATCGTCGAGGGCGCCGCCTCGCCGCACACCTATTCGCTGAAGCCCTCAAACGCGGCGGCCCTTCAGGACGCGGACGTCGTCTTCTGGGTCGGCCATAGCCTGGAAGCCTTCCTGGAAAAGCCGCTGGAAACGTTGGGCAGCAAGGCGACCGTCGTCGAGCTGGAAGACGCGCCGGGCCTCGAAAAGCTGCCTTTCCGCGAGGGCGGCCCCTTCGAGGCGCATATGCATGAAGGCGAGGACGGCCACGACCACGCCCATGAGGGCCACTCGCACGACGGGGACGGCCATGACCATGCCAAGGAGGCCGAGGGCCACGATCATGGCGAGGAAGCCGGCCATGAGGACCACGAGCGCGGCGAATTCGACATGCATCTCTGGCTGAGCCCGGACAATGCCCGCGCCATCGCCGCCGAGGCCGCCAAGGTCCTTGCCGAGAAGGACCCGGCCAATGCCGAGACCTACAACAAGAACCTCGCCGGCCTGAACGACAGGCTCGATGCGCTCGACAAGGAGATCGCCGAGACGGTCGCCCCGGTGAAGGACAAGCCCTTCATCGTCTTCCACGACGCCTATCAGTATTTCGAGCACCATTACGGCGTCTTGACCGCCGGCTCCATCACCGTCAGCCCGGAAACCCTGCCCGGCGCCGAGCGCCTGACGCAGATCCGCGACAAGGTGAAGACGCTCGGCGCGACCTGCGTCTTCGCCGAACCGCAGTTCGAGCCGAAGCTGGTCAACGTGGTGATCGAGGGCACGCCGGCGAAATCCGGCACCCTCGACCCCGAGGCCGCCACGCTCGACCCCGGCCCGGACCTCTACTTCACCCTGATGAAGGGCATCGCCACATCGCTGCGCGATTGCCTTGGACAGGGCGGCTGA
- the mgrA gene encoding L-glyceraldehyde 3-phosphate reductase, with translation MAWQPAENRYDTMTYNRVGRSGLKLPAISLGLWHNFGDDTPHERKVDMCRTAFDLGITHFDLANNYGPSAGTAEIAFGEILRTDFKGLRDELIVSSKAGYDMWPGPYGEWGSRKYLIASCDQSLKRMGLDYVDIFYSHRFDPDTPLEETCGALDHIVRSGRALYVGISSYNSQRTREAAAILKDLGTPCLIHQPSYSMLNRWIEDDGLVDTLEDLGIGSIVFSPLAQGMLTTKYLGGIPGDSRAALNHFLKKDFIRPEIIDNIRKLNAIAERRGQTLAQMALAWVLRGGRITSALIGASRSAQIVDCVKALEKPDFTVEELAEIDVYAREADINLWASSAERD, from the coding sequence ATGGCCTGGCAGCCGGCGGAAAACCGTTACGACACGATGACCTACAACCGCGTGGGACGCTCCGGCCTGAAGCTGCCGGCGATTTCACTGGGCCTGTGGCACAATTTCGGCGACGACACGCCGCACGAGCGCAAGGTCGACATGTGCCGCACGGCCTTCGACCTCGGCATCACCCATTTCGACCTCGCCAACAATTACGGCCCGTCGGCCGGCACCGCCGAGATCGCCTTCGGCGAGATCCTGCGCACGGATTTCAAGGGCCTGCGCGACGAGCTGATCGTCTCCTCCAAGGCGGGCTATGACATGTGGCCGGGTCCCTATGGCGAATGGGGCAGCCGCAAGTATCTTATCGCCTCCTGCGACCAGAGCCTGAAGCGCATGGGTCTCGACTATGTCGACATCTTCTATTCCCACCGCTTCGACCCGGACACGCCGCTGGAGGAGACCTGCGGCGCGCTCGACCATATCGTGCGCTCCGGCCGCGCGCTCTATGTCGGCATCTCCTCCTACAATTCGCAGCGCACCCGCGAGGCCGCGGCGATCCTCAAGGACCTCGGCACGCCCTGCCTCATCCACCAGCCGAGCTATTCCATGCTCAACCGCTGGATCGAGGACGACGGCCTCGTCGATACGCTCGAAGACCTCGGCATCGGCTCCATCGTGTTCTCGCCGCTGGCGCAGGGCATGCTGACCACGAAATATCTCGGCGGCATTCCGGGTGACAGCCGCGCGGCGCTGAACCACTTCCTCAAGAAGGATTTCATCCGCCCCGAGATCATCGACAATATCCGCAAGCTCAACGCCATCGCCGAGCGGCGCGGCCAGACGCTGGCGCAGATGGCGCTCGCCTGGGTGCTGCGGGGCGGACGCATCACCTCCGCGCTGATCGGCGCCAGCCGCTCGGCGCAGATCGTCGATTGCGTCAAGGCGCTGGAAAAGCCCGACTTCACGGTCGAGGAACTGGCCGAGATCGATGTCTATGCCCGGGAGGCCGACATCAATCTCTGGGCCAGCTCCGCCGAACGCGACTGA
- a CDS encoding J domain-containing protein, with amino-acid sequence MLGLERDADDGAIKAAYRKAAKGMHPDSGGDTDQFARLQACYDLLRDPVRRKVFDDTGFDPQLADPRDLKGLMLLEPLVNDVILDEREPGSFDPLAAMRRKLSDDIVKSRFHILELERHRNRVRQHIDRLGRKAGTDFLGSMLRARSQSIAEAIRNAEGQIQAIEQAYAMLEGYSYELAAALEPVKGEAAE; translated from the coding sequence ATGCTCGGACTGGAGCGCGACGCTGACGATGGCGCGATCAAGGCCGCCTACCGCAAGGCCGCCAAGGGCATGCATCCCGATTCGGGCGGCGATACCGACCAGTTCGCCCGCCTGCAGGCCTGCTACGATCTCCTGCGCGACCCGGTGCGCCGAAAGGTCTTCGACGACACCGGCTTCGACCCGCAGCTCGCCGACCCGCGCGATCTCAAGGGCCTGATGCTGCTCGAACCGCTGGTCAACGACGTCATCCTCGACGAGCGCGAGCCCGGCAGCTTCGACCCGCTGGCGGCGATGCGCCGCAAACTCTCCGACGACATCGTCAAGAGCCGCTTCCACATCCTCGAACTGGAACGCCACCGCAACCGCGTGCGCCAGCACATCGACCGCCTCGGCCGCAAGGCCGGCACGGATTTCCTCGGCTCCATGCTGCGCGCCCGCTCGCAGTCGATCGCCGAGGCGATCCGCAACGCCGAAGGGCAGATCCAGGCCATCGAGCAGGCCTACGCCATGCTGGAAGGCTATTCCTACGAACTGGCCGCGGCGCTGGAGCCGGTGAAGGGCGAGGCGGCGGAATAG
- the znuB gene encoding zinc ABC transporter permease subunit ZnuB, which yields MLDDFFMRALVAGVGLAVTAGPLGCFVVWRRMAYFGDTMAHSALLGVALSLLMNVNLLLSVFVVAATVSVLLLLLQKRGTLSTDALLGILSHATLAIGLVMVSFMTWVRIDLVGFLFGDILAVSRADVDLVWGGGILVTFAIIWMWRPLIASTVNPELAEAEGMEPEKTRLVFMLLMALVIAIAMKIVGILLITSLLIIPAATARRFSTSPEIMAVLASVIGALAVVGGLFGSLKFDTPSGPSIVVAALGLFILSLLTKPRTSGVAASEGGPA from the coding sequence ATGCTTGACGATTTCTTCATGCGCGCGCTCGTCGCCGGCGTCGGGCTTGCCGTCACCGCCGGCCCGCTCGGCTGCTTCGTCGTCTGGCGGCGCATGGCCTATTTCGGCGATACGATGGCCCATTCGGCGCTGCTCGGCGTCGCGCTGTCGCTGCTGATGAACGTCAACCTGCTGCTCAGCGTCTTCGTCGTCGCGGCGACCGTCTCGGTGCTGCTGCTGCTGCTTCAGAAGCGCGGCACGCTCTCCACCGATGCGCTGCTCGGCATCCTCTCGCATGCGACGCTCGCCATCGGCCTCGTCATGGTCTCCTTCATGACCTGGGTGCGCATCGACCTCGTCGGCTTCCTGTTCGGCGATATCCTCGCCGTCTCGCGCGCCGATGTGGACCTCGTCTGGGGCGGCGGCATCCTCGTCACCTTCGCCATCATCTGGATGTGGCGGCCGCTGATCGCCTCGACGGTCAACCCGGAACTGGCGGAAGCCGAGGGCATGGAGCCGGAGAAGACCCGGCTCGTCTTCATGCTGCTGATGGCGCTCGTTATCGCCATCGCCATGAAGATCGTCGGCATCCTGCTGATCACCTCGCTGCTCATCATTCCCGCCGCGACGGCGCGGCGGTTTTCCACGAGCCCTGAGATCATGGCCGTGCTCGCCTCCGTCATCGGGGCGCTGGCGGTGGTCGGCGGGCTGTTCGGTTCATTGAAATTCGACACGCCCTCCGGTCCCTCGATCGTAGTTGCAGCGCTTGGCCTGTTCATACTAAGCCTGCTGACGAAGCCGAGGACGAGCGGAGTGGCCGCAAGTGAAGGAGGCCCGGCATGA
- a CDS encoding gamma carbonic anhydrase family protein, translating to MPLYALDDRTPTLPADDRYWVAPDANVIGKVILGEDVGIWFGATLRGDNEPIIVGARSNIQEGTVVHTDPGKPVIIGEGCTIGHGAIIHGCTIGSNSLIGMGATVLNGAVIGNNCLVGANALVTEGKVFPDNSLIVGSPAKAVRTLDAEAIEGLKRSAEGYVRNWQRFKRGLKPIG from the coding sequence ATGCCGCTCTACGCCCTTGACGACCGGACGCCCACGCTGCCCGCGGACGACCGCTACTGGGTGGCGCCCGATGCCAATGTCATCGGCAAGGTCATCCTCGGCGAGGATGTCGGCATCTGGTTCGGCGCGACCTTGCGCGGCGACAACGAGCCGATCATCGTCGGCGCGCGCTCGAACATCCAGGAAGGCACCGTCGTGCATACCGATCCCGGCAAGCCGGTGATCATCGGCGAAGGCTGCACTATCGGCCACGGCGCCATCATCCACGGCTGCACCATCGGCAGCAATTCGCTGATCGGCATGGGCGCGACGGTGCTGAACGGCGCGGTGATCGGCAACAATTGCCTCGTCGGCGCCAATGCGCTGGTGACGGAAGGCAAGGTCTTCCCGGACAATTCGCTGATCGTCGGTTCCCCGGCAAAAGCCGTCCGCACGCTGGATGCCGAGGCCATCGAGGGCCTGAAACGCTCGGCCGAAGGCTATGTGCGCAACTGGCAGCGCTTCAAGAGAGGCCTGAAGCCGATCGGCTGA
- a CDS encoding Gfo/Idh/MocA family protein, whose amino-acid sequence MSKEYGVGIIGCGNISGAYFKLIPTFRNLKLVACADINPAASRARSEEFGVPAQEIGALLANPDVDVVVNLTIPEAHYPVSKQALEAGKHVYSEKPFVLTPEQGEDLRRIADAKGLKVGSAPDTYLGGAHQFVRHLIDSGKLGKIMSGTAHVLGPGMESWHPNPDFFFAPGGGPILDMGPYYVNNLVNLVGPVKRVVALANRAREERVIANGPRLGEKVPVAVATNIHAILEFASGAQVALMASWDVWAHRHQNMELYGTDGAVFVPDPNFFGGAVEVAGDDKEPKEVEVWDHPLTAQNYQFDWGMQANYRGIGLADMMEAVTTGRDYRCSLDRSLHTIDVLTAILRSAEEGKAIAIVTTCTQPAALGIEEARALLR is encoded by the coding sequence ATGAGCAAGGAATACGGAGTCGGCATCATCGGCTGCGGCAATATCTCGGGCGCCTATTTCAAGCTGATCCCGACCTTCAGGAACCTGAAGCTCGTCGCCTGCGCCGATATCAACCCCGCCGCCTCCAGAGCGCGTTCGGAGGAATTCGGCGTGCCGGCGCAGGAGATCGGCGCGCTGCTCGCCAATCCCGATGTGGATGTCGTCGTGAACCTGACGATCCCGGAGGCGCATTACCCGGTCTCGAAACAGGCGCTGGAGGCGGGCAAGCACGTCTATTCGGAAAAGCCCTTCGTGCTCACGCCCGAACAGGGCGAGGACCTGCGCCGCATCGCGGATGCCAAGGGCCTGAAGGTCGGCTCGGCGCCGGATACCTATCTCGGCGGCGCGCACCAGTTCGTGCGTCATCTCATCGACAGCGGCAAGCTGGGAAAAATCATGTCGGGCACGGCGCATGTGCTGGGGCCGGGCATGGAGAGCTGGCATCCGAATCCGGACTTCTTCTTCGCGCCAGGCGGCGGGCCGATCCTCGACATGGGGCCGTATTACGTCAACAACCTCGTCAACCTCGTCGGTCCGGTGAAGCGCGTCGTGGCGCTCGCCAACAGGGCGCGCGAGGAACGGGTGATCGCCAACGGCCCGCGCCTCGGGGAAAAGGTGCCGGTGGCCGTCGCGACGAACATCCATGCCATCCTCGAATTCGCCAGCGGCGCGCAGGTGGCGCTGATGGCGAGCTGGGATGTCTGGGCGCATCGCCACCAGAACATGGAGCTCTACGGCACCGACGGCGCCGTCTTCGTGCCGGACCCGAATTTCTTCGGCGGCGCGGTGGAAGTCGCCGGTGACGACAAGGAGCCGAAGGAGGTTGAGGTCTGGGACCATCCGCTGACGGCGCAGAACTACCAGTTCGACTGGGGCATGCAGGCCAATTACCGCGGCATCGGTCTTGCCGACATGATGGAGGCGGTGACGACAGGCCGCGACTATCGCTGCTCGCTCGACCGCTCGCTGCACACGATCGACGTGCTGACGGCAATCCTCCGTTCGGCCGAGGAGGGCAAGGCGATCGCCATCGTGACCACCTGCACCCAGCCGGCGGCGCTGGGGATTGAGGAGGCGCGGGCGCTGCTGCGGTAA
- the dusA gene encoding tRNA dihydrouridine(20/20a) synthase DusA: protein MTKTGTFYRQAVETGTKIFATAPMIDWSDRAYRVFARQLTKNALLFTEMIVADAILRGNRERLLGFDAVEQPVALQLGGNSPEKLAEAARIGEGFGYAEINLNVGCPSDRVQSGTFGACLMREPDLVADCVAAMKAAVAIPVTVKCRIGVDDQNPEMALRDLVSKVKAAGTDAVWVHARKAWLQGLSPKENRDIPPLDYGLVRRLKAENPNLFIGLNGGLHTLSQAVEEMNGLDGVMLGRAAYQDSGVLTDVDELFPHPLLGGQPSGIPSSPQERPADYWEAVRDAMMAYAVEVIARGGRVAHVTRHMIGLFQGFPGARRYRQILSADATKPGAGPEVIAAAFAAVLSARAQAETGTEAAE, encoded by the coding sequence ATGACGAAGACAGGCACATTCTACCGGCAGGCCGTGGAGACGGGGACGAAGATCTTCGCCACCGCGCCGATGATCGACTGGTCCGACCGGGCGTACCGCGTCTTCGCGCGGCAGCTCACGAAGAACGCGCTGCTCTTCACCGAGATGATCGTCGCCGATGCGATCCTGCGCGGCAATCGCGAGAGGCTGCTCGGCTTCGACGCCGTGGAGCAGCCGGTGGCGCTCCAGCTCGGCGGCAACAGCCCGGAAAAGCTCGCGGAAGCGGCGCGGATCGGCGAGGGGTTCGGCTATGCCGAGATCAACCTCAATGTCGGCTGCCCCTCGGACCGGGTGCAATCCGGTACCTTCGGCGCCTGCCTGATGCGCGAGCCGGACCTGGTGGCCGATTGCGTGGCGGCGATGAAGGCGGCGGTTGCCATTCCCGTGACCGTCAAGTGCCGCATCGGCGTCGACGACCAGAATCCCGAAATGGCGCTGCGCGATCTCGTCTCGAAGGTGAAGGCGGCCGGCACGGATGCCGTCTGGGTCCATGCGCGCAAGGCGTGGCTTCAGGGGCTTTCGCCGAAGGAGAACCGCGATATCCCGCCGCTCGACTATGGTCTGGTGCGGCGGCTGAAGGCGGAAAACCCGAATCTTTTCATCGGTCTCAATGGCGGGCTTCATACTTTGAGTCAGGCTGTTGAAGAGATGAATGGCCTCGACGGTGTCATGCTCGGAAGGGCTGCCTATCAGGATAGCGGCGTCCTGACGGACGTGGACGAACTTTTTCCGCATCCGCTTCTGGGAGGCCAGCCTTCCGGTATTCCCTCCAGTCCGCAGGAACGTCCGGCCGACTATTGGGAAGCGGTGCGCGACGCCATGATGGCCTATGCGGTCGAGGTGATCGCGCGGGGCGGACGGGTGGCGCATGTGACGCGGCATATGATCGGCCTCTTCCAGGGGTTCCCGGGCGCGCGGCGCTACCGGCAGATCCTTTCGGCCGACGCCACGAAGCCCGGCGCGGGGCCGGAGGTGATCGCGGCGGCTTTCGCGGCGGTGCTGTCGGCGCGGGCCCAGGCCGAGACCGGGACCGAGGCGGCGGAATAA
- a CDS encoding Fur family transcriptional regulator: MTTQQLTRNQGLVFDVLSHSDSPLSAYTILDKLRDDGFRAPLQVYRALDKLLEFGLVHRLESINAFVACAHPDEGCHAHGLTAFTICETCGKVTEFHDHVIEERLKSFARDRNFKTGKTTIEIRGTCAGCA; this comes from the coding sequence ATGACCACGCAGCAACTGACGCGCAACCAGGGCCTCGTCTTCGACGTGCTGTCGCATTCCGACAGCCCGCTCAGCGCCTATACCATCCTCGACAAGCTGCGGGACGACGGGTTCCGCGCGCCTCTGCAGGTCTATCGGGCGCTCGACAAGCTGCTGGAATTCGGCCTCGTGCACCGGCTCGAAAGCATCAACGCCTTCGTCGCCTGCGCCCACCCGGACGAGGGCTGCCATGCCCATGGCCTGACGGCCTTCACGATCTGCGAGACCTGCGGCAAGGTGACGGAGTTCCACGACCATGTGATCGAGGAGCGGCTTAAGAGCTTTGCCAGGGACCGCAACTTCAAGACCGGCAAGACGACCATAGAGATCCGCGGGACCTGCGCCGGCTGCGCCTGA